From Acidobacteriota bacterium, the proteins below share one genomic window:
- the lpxC gene encoding UDP-3-O-acyl-N-acetylglucosamine deacetylase: protein MYFQRTIRKKVECRGVGLHTGKTVYLSLSPALENTGVVFVRKDMDGFEVKALLANYGKANYATCLEKDGVRINTAEHLLAALYALGVDNIRVEMDGDEIPIMDGSSIPFVHLIHEAGLQEQNEPRLYLVISRPISVEEEEDKRVSIYPCGEYRVTYAIDFEHPILGYQELTASLWGVQAFTEKIAPARTFTLERDIASLRKAGLVKGGSLDNAVVISKNGILNESLRFQDEFVRHKILDLTGDLSLIGRPIKGHVIAYRAGHDLHARLAMKIMDEKKSWYFSRWIPN from the coding sequence CGCTGAGCCCCGCCTTGGAGAATACCGGTGTCGTATTTGTCCGAAAGGACATGGATGGTTTTGAAGTGAAAGCCCTTCTCGCGAATTATGGGAAGGCGAACTATGCAACATGCCTGGAAAAAGATGGAGTCCGCATCAATACGGCAGAGCATCTCCTTGCTGCGCTATACGCTCTAGGCGTCGATAACATTAGAGTTGAGATGGATGGAGATGAAATCCCCATAATGGATGGAAGTTCCATCCCATTTGTGCACCTCATTCACGAGGCGGGGCTTCAGGAGCAGAATGAGCCGAGACTTTATCTGGTGATAAGCCGCCCCATTTCGGTGGAAGAAGAGGAGGATAAGAGAGTTTCAATCTATCCATGCGGCGAATACAGGGTCACCTATGCCATCGATTTCGAGCATCCGATACTTGGCTATCAGGAGCTCACGGCCAGTCTTTGGGGAGTCCAGGCTTTTACCGAGAAGATCGCACCGGCAAGAACGTTCACTCTCGAACGGGACATCGCCTCTCTGAGGAAGGCAGGACTCGTAAAAGGGGGGTCCCTCGATAATGCGGTCGTGATTAGCAAGAATGGAATTCTAAACGAATCGCTCAGATTTCAAGACGAGTTCGTCAGACATAAAATACTGGACCTAACGGGTGACCTTTCTCTCATCGGCAGGCCGATCAAGGGCCACGTCATCGCCTACAGGGCTGGACATGACCTCCATGCCAGGCTGGCCATGAAGATCATGGATGAGAAGAAGTCCTGGTACTTCTCCCGATGGATCCCCAACTGA